A genomic stretch from Telopea speciosissima isolate NSW1024214 ecotype Mountain lineage chromosome 7, Tspe_v1, whole genome shotgun sequence includes:
- the LOC122667650 gene encoding acetyltransferase At1g77540-like → MEAPSVTPMILWNESQQKFETEDKKAYLQYELRNGGKVMDIVHTFVPSSKRGLGLASHLCVSAFNHAKANSMSVIPTCSYVSDTFLPRNPSLNSVVQTKDIL, encoded by the exons atggaaGCGCCATCAGTGACTCCAATGATCTTGTGGAACGAAAGCCAACAGAAGTTTGAGACAGAGGACAAGAAGGCTTACCTACAATACGAACTTAGGAATGGTGGGAAAGTGATGGACATCGTTCACACTTTTGTTCCGTCTAGCAAAAGAGGACTAGGTCTGGCCTCTCATCTCTGCGTTTCAGCCTTCAATCACGCGAAAGCCAACTCCATGTCCGTAATTCCGACTTGCTCTTATGTCTCT GACACATTTCTTCCTCGGAATCCTTCATTGAATTCTGTTGTACAAACAAAGGATATATTATGA